The Streptomyces avermitilis MA-4680 = NBRC 14893 genome contains a region encoding:
- a CDS encoding sensor histidine kinase, whose product MDVNAAVAAAAAIAGVLTGVIAMLAFRWSERDQKRPTRTSLHTDPVLPPGVDTVLSVLRSSAVVLDEADAVVKASSAAYALGLVRGGKLAIEPMIKMTRDTRRDGEIRQVELDLPRRGTGRGEALAVSARVAPLGSRLVLLLVEDLTEARRIEAVRRDFVANVSHELKTPVGALSLLSEAVMDASDDPEAVERFAGRMQIEATRLTNLVQELIDLSRVQNDDPLEDAEPVRVDELVAEAIDRCRHQAGTKQITMAAGGTAELHVWGNRGQLAAALGNLVENAVNYSPARTRVGIAARRVTAPGGDLIELAVTDQGIGISEKDRERVFERFYRVDPARSRATGGTGLGLAIVKHVAASHGGEVTVWSSEGQGSTFTLRLPEAGTARDRERALLTPGLDEDDEDGQPDGTTTVSSTYEPLPAPEVLP is encoded by the coding sequence ATGGACGTGAACGCGGCGGTCGCCGCAGCGGCAGCGATCGCCGGAGTACTTACCGGTGTCATCGCCATGCTGGCGTTCCGCTGGAGCGAGCGCGACCAGAAGCGCCCCACTCGCACCTCCCTGCACACGGACCCCGTGCTTCCGCCGGGCGTCGACACCGTGCTGTCCGTGCTGCGGTCCTCGGCCGTCGTACTCGACGAGGCCGACGCCGTCGTCAAGGCCAGCTCCGCCGCGTACGCCCTCGGGCTGGTGCGGGGCGGGAAACTCGCCATCGAACCCATGATCAAGATGACCCGCGACACGCGGCGTGACGGGGAAATACGCCAGGTCGAGCTCGACCTGCCCCGGCGCGGGACCGGCCGCGGCGAGGCCCTCGCCGTGTCCGCGCGTGTGGCGCCCCTCGGGTCCCGGCTGGTGCTCCTGCTCGTCGAGGACCTCACCGAGGCCCGCCGCATCGAGGCCGTACGCCGCGACTTCGTCGCGAACGTCAGCCATGAGCTCAAGACCCCCGTCGGCGCGCTCTCCCTCCTGTCGGAGGCCGTCATGGACGCCTCCGACGATCCGGAAGCGGTGGAGCGTTTCGCCGGACGCATGCAGATAGAGGCCACCCGGCTGACGAATCTCGTGCAGGAGCTCATCGACCTGTCCCGGGTCCAGAACGACGATCCCCTCGAGGACGCGGAGCCCGTACGCGTCGACGAACTCGTCGCCGAGGCCATCGACCGCTGCCGGCACCAGGCCGGTACGAAGCAGATCACGATGGCCGCCGGCGGCACCGCCGAGCTGCACGTCTGGGGGAACCGCGGCCAGCTGGCCGCCGCCCTCGGAAACCTCGTGGAGAACGCCGTCAACTACTCGCCCGCCCGCACCCGCGTGGGCATAGCCGCCCGCCGGGTGACCGCGCCCGGCGGAGACCTGATCGAGCTCGCCGTGACCGACCAGGGCATCGGTATCTCCGAGAAGGACCGGGAGCGCGTGTTCGAGCGCTTCTACCGCGTCGACCCGGCCCGCTCCCGTGCCACCGGCGGTACGGGCCTCGGACTCGCGATCGTCAAGCACGTGGCCGCCTCGCACGGCGGGGAGGTCACGGTGTGGAGCTCCGAGGGACAGGGCTCCACGTTCACCCTGCGGCTGCCGGAGGCGGGCACGGCCCGCGACCGTGAACGCGCACTCCTGACGCCCGGCCTCGACGAGGACGACGAGGACGGGCAGCCTGACGGGACGACCACCGTCTCATCCACGTATGAACCGCTCCCTGCCCCGGAGGTCCTTCCGTGA
- the phoU gene encoding phosphate signaling complex protein PhoU: MRDAYHEELDSIGEGLVEMARLVGSAIGRATTSILDSDLKLAESVIAADQKVDDLQHDLEARAIALLARQQPVATDLRIVVTSLRMSADLERSGDLAQHVAKLARLRFPERAIPHDLHATILEMGQLAQRLMAKAAEVIITKDVDLALQLEQDDDEMDLLHRTLFQHLMDDRWKHGIETAVDVTLLGRYYERFADHAVSVAKRVVYLVTGEHADELQADIQPVTGVEGA; this comes from the coding sequence ATGCGGGACGCGTACCACGAGGAACTTGACTCGATCGGCGAGGGCCTGGTCGAGATGGCCCGGCTGGTCGGGTCGGCGATCGGACGCGCCACGACCTCGATCCTCGACTCCGACCTGAAGCTGGCCGAGAGCGTGATCGCGGCCGACCAGAAGGTCGACGACCTCCAGCACGACCTGGAGGCGCGCGCCATAGCCCTGCTGGCCCGCCAGCAGCCGGTGGCGACGGACCTTCGTATCGTCGTGACGTCGCTGCGCATGTCGGCGGACCTGGAGCGCTCCGGCGACCTGGCCCAGCACGTCGCGAAGCTGGCCCGGCTGCGCTTCCCGGAGCGCGCGATCCCGCACGACCTGCACGCGACCATCCTGGAGATGGGCCAGCTGGCGCAGCGCCTGATGGCGAAGGCGGCGGAGGTCATCATCACGAAGGACGTCGACCTGGCGCTCCAGCTGGAGCAGGACGACGACGAGATGGACCTGCTGCACCGCACGCTCTTCCAGCACCTGATGGACGACCGCTGGAAGCACGGCATCGAGACGGCCGTCGACGTCACCCTCCTCGGCCGCTACTACGAGCGCTTCGCGGACCACGCGGTGTCGGTCGCGAAGCGGGTGGTGTACCTGGTGACGGGCGAGCACGCGGACGAGCTTCAGGCGGACATCCAGCCGGTCACCGGGGTGGAGGGGGCGTAG
- a CDS encoding aldo/keto reductase: protein MTQQDNTLPKRTLPKRTLGTQGLEAGAIGLGTMGMTMAYGAGDEPGGIATIHRAYELGVTLFDTAELYGMGTGSNEQLLGRAVKGFRDEVVLATKFGFDLSDPANVGVALDSRPGHIREVTENSLRHLGTDHIDVLYQHRVDPDVPIEDVAGTVGELIAEGKVRYFGLSEAGPEIIRRAHAVHPVSVLQTEYSVFERAVEADVLPVVRELGIGFVPYSPLGRGFLTGAVRPASAYPADDMRSWDDRWQPGNYEKNVAAVSELTTLAAAKGISVTQLALAWLLAQGDDIVPIPGTRSPQRLAENVAAAHVTLTPADLVRVQEILPKGAAGSRYPEVMMPSW, encoded by the coding sequence ATGACACAGCAGGACAACACCCTTCCGAAGCGCACCCTCCCGAAGCGCACACTCGGCACCCAGGGGCTCGAGGCGGGCGCGATCGGCCTCGGCACGATGGGCATGACCATGGCGTACGGGGCCGGCGACGAGCCCGGCGGCATCGCCACCATCCACCGGGCGTACGAGCTGGGCGTCACCCTCTTCGACACCGCCGAGCTGTACGGCATGGGCACCGGCAGCAACGAGCAACTGCTCGGCCGGGCGGTCAAGGGCTTCCGGGACGAGGTCGTCCTCGCGACCAAGTTCGGCTTCGACCTCAGTGACCCGGCCAACGTCGGAGTCGCGCTGGACAGCCGCCCCGGACACATCCGTGAGGTCACCGAGAACAGCCTGCGCCACCTCGGCACCGACCACATCGACGTCCTCTACCAGCACCGCGTCGACCCCGATGTACCGATCGAGGACGTGGCGGGCACCGTCGGCGAACTGATCGCCGAGGGCAAGGTGCGGTACTTCGGGCTCAGCGAGGCCGGTCCCGAGATCATCCGGCGCGCCCACGCCGTCCACCCGGTGTCCGTACTACAGACCGAGTACTCGGTGTTCGAGCGTGCCGTGGAGGCCGACGTGCTGCCGGTGGTGCGCGAGCTGGGCATCGGCTTCGTGCCGTACTCGCCGCTGGGCCGGGGTTTCCTCACCGGCGCGGTGCGGCCCGCCAGCGCATACCCCGCGGACGACATGCGCAGCTGGGACGACCGCTGGCAGCCCGGCAACTACGAGAAGAACGTGGCCGCCGTCAGCGAACTGACCACGCTCGCGGCGGCCAAGGGCATCTCCGTCACGCAACTGGCGCTGGCCTGGCTGCTGGCCCAGGGCGACGACATCGTGCCGATCCCGGGGACCCGGAGCCCGCAGCGCCTGGCCGAGAACGTCGCGGCGGCGCACGTCACGCTCACGCCGGCGGATCTCGTCCGGGTCCAGGAGATCCTGCCGAAAGGCGCGGCGGGGTCCCGCTACCCCGAGGTGATGATGCCGTCCTGGTGA
- a CDS encoding AraC family transcriptional regulator: protein MPEHVPEHLPDRLGGLDSLAAAIARHNEGLWSDSAVPRLTLVALDELIAPVDLLYAPMICFIADGAKRTLAGDRSWVTGRGDMFLNSLVLPVTCTFEQAPYRSAVLHLDGRLLADLLLELDGTDPLPLPRPGAPGAQVTASMTPALLDAVTRWVRLLDTPDDIRPLASRIEAEILYRLLAGPLGPILRQYTLADSGAARVRVAAAYISTHYAEPLSIATIAATAHMSPATLHRHFKAATGMSPLRFQKLLRLQEARRQLVAGNTTAAVVAEAVGYASATQFNREYRRTYGLPPGQDASLLRGRLTEARGRAD from the coding sequence ATGCCGGAGCACGTGCCTGAGCACCTGCCGGACCGACTCGGCGGGCTCGATTCGCTCGCGGCGGCCATCGCCCGCCACAACGAGGGTCTGTGGTCCGACAGTGCGGTGCCCCGTCTGACGCTGGTCGCGCTCGACGAGCTCATCGCACCCGTCGATCTGCTCTACGCGCCGATGATCTGCTTCATCGCCGACGGCGCGAAGCGCACCCTCGCGGGTGACCGGAGCTGGGTGACCGGGCGGGGCGACATGTTCCTCAACTCACTCGTACTGCCCGTCACCTGTACGTTCGAGCAGGCGCCGTACCGCTCGGCGGTGCTGCATCTCGACGGCCGTCTGCTCGCCGATCTGCTGCTGGAACTGGACGGCACGGATCCGCTTCCGCTCCCCCGGCCCGGTGCTCCCGGCGCGCAGGTCACCGCCTCCATGACGCCGGCGCTCCTCGACGCGGTCACGAGGTGGGTACGGCTGCTCGACACCCCGGACGACATCCGCCCGCTGGCCTCCCGCATCGAGGCCGAAATCCTCTACCGGCTGCTCGCCGGCCCGCTCGGGCCGATCCTGCGCCAGTACACGCTGGCCGACTCCGGCGCGGCCAGGGTGCGCGTGGCGGCCGCGTACATCTCCACCCACTACGCCGAGCCGCTCAGCATCGCCACGATCGCGGCGACGGCGCATATGAGCCCAGCCACGCTGCACCGGCACTTCAAGGCCGCCACCGGCATGAGCCCGCTCAGGTTCCAGAAGCTCCTGCGCCTCCAGGAGGCGCGACGTCAGTTGGTCGCCGGCAACACCACGGCGGCCGTGGTCGCCGAGGCGGTCGGGTACGCGAGCGCGACCCAGTTCAACCGCGAGTACCGCCGCACCTACGGCCTGCCGCCGGGCCAGGACGCGTCGCTCCTGCGGGGCCGGCTGACGGAGGCGCGGGGGCGGGCTGACTGA
- a CDS encoding MDR family MFS transporter, whose amino-acid sequence MSPVSLRRAARETVSGLPREFWWLWTSTLVNRLGAFVATFMALYLTLDRGYSASYAGLVASLHGLGGVVSSLGAGVMADRLGRRPTLLIAQSSTAVSVALLGFMHDPVAIAAVAFLVGMTSNASRPAVQAMMADIVRPEDRVRAFSLNYWAINLGFAISSMAAGFIAEFSYLAGFLIEAGMTLICALVVFAKLPESRPAPTGKASAEPEVGLRTVLRDGRFMSVVGLSFLVALVFQQGSVGLPVAMGEAGFTPADYGMAIAVNGVLIVALQIPVTRFIEHRDPRRLLVLSSLLAGYGFGLTAFAGSVGVFALTVCVWTLAEIVNAPTQTGLVVGLSPTHGRGRYQGMYTLSWSVAALVAPLLAGFVIDRFGAEWLWGLCAVVGTGAGVGYAALMRRLPVQEPAVAAPVQEPAVVAPVQEPAAPSPAGGKPEVSAT is encoded by the coding sequence ATGTCACCCGTCTCCCTGAGACGCGCTGCCCGCGAGACCGTCTCAGGGCTCCCGCGCGAGTTCTGGTGGCTGTGGACAAGCACCCTCGTCAACCGGCTCGGCGCCTTCGTCGCCACGTTCATGGCGCTGTACCTGACGCTGGACCGCGGGTACTCCGCCTCGTACGCCGGGCTGGTGGCGTCACTCCACGGCCTCGGCGGGGTCGTCTCCTCGCTCGGCGCGGGGGTGATGGCCGACCGGCTCGGGCGGCGGCCCACGCTGCTCATCGCGCAGTCGTCCACCGCCGTCTCCGTCGCGCTGCTCGGCTTCATGCACGACCCGGTCGCGATCGCGGCCGTGGCCTTCCTCGTCGGTATGACGAGCAATGCCTCGCGGCCCGCCGTGCAGGCGATGATGGCGGACATCGTCCGGCCCGAGGACCGCGTCCGGGCGTTCTCGCTCAACTACTGGGCCATCAACCTCGGGTTCGCGATCTCCTCCATGGCCGCCGGTTTCATCGCCGAGTTCAGCTACCTCGCCGGGTTTCTGATCGAGGCGGGCATGACGCTGATCTGCGCGCTCGTCGTCTTCGCCAAGCTTCCGGAGTCCCGGCCCGCCCCCACGGGCAAGGCGTCCGCCGAGCCCGAGGTCGGCCTCCGGACCGTCCTGCGCGACGGTCGCTTCATGAGTGTCGTCGGCCTGTCCTTCCTGGTCGCGCTCGTGTTCCAGCAGGGTTCGGTGGGGCTTCCGGTCGCGATGGGCGAGGCCGGCTTCACACCCGCGGACTACGGCATGGCGATCGCGGTCAACGGCGTACTGATCGTCGCGTTGCAGATCCCGGTCACCCGTTTCATCGAACACCGGGATCCCAGGCGGCTGCTCGTGCTCTCGTCCCTGCTGGCCGGGTACGGCTTCGGACTCACGGCCTTCGCGGGCTCGGTCGGCGTCTTCGCGCTGACGGTGTGCGTGTGGACCCTCGCGGAGATCGTCAACGCGCCCACGCAGACAGGCCTGGTCGTCGGCCTCTCCCCGACCCACGGCCGGGGCCGCTACCAGGGCATGTACACCCTGTCCTGGTCGGTCGCGGCTCTGGTGGCCCCGTTGCTGGCCGGGTTCGTCATCGACCGGTTCGGGGCTGAGTGGCTGTGGGGGCTGTGTGCGGTGGTGGGGACGGGAGCGGGGGTGGGGTACGCGGCACTGATGCGGCGGCTGCCGGTCCAGGAGCCCGCCGTTGCGGCTCCGGTCCAGGAACCCGCCGTGGTGGCTCCGGTCCAGGAACCCGCCGCCCCGTCCCCGGCCGGGGGGAAGCCCGAGGTCAGCGCGACATGA
- a CDS encoding phosphoglyceromutase — protein sequence MADAPYKLILLRHGESEWNAKNLFTGWVDVNLNEKGEKEAVRGGELLKDAGLLPDVVHTSLQKRAIRTAQLALESADRHWIPVHRSWRLNERHYGALQGKDKAQTLAEFGEEQFMLWRRSYDTPPPPLADGSEFSQSDDPRYASIPPELRPKTECLKDVVNRMLPYWYDGIVPDLLTGRTVLVAAHGNSLRALVKHLDGISDEDIAGLNIPTGIPLSYELDTDFKPLNPGGTYLDPDAAAAAIEAVKNQGKKK from the coding sequence ATGGCCGACGCACCGTACAAGCTGATCCTCCTCCGCCACGGCGAGAGCGAATGGAACGCGAAGAACCTGTTCACCGGCTGGGTGGACGTCAACCTCAACGAGAAGGGCGAGAAGGAGGCTGTCCGCGGCGGTGAGCTGCTGAAGGACGCCGGCCTGCTGCCCGACGTGGTCCACACGTCGCTCCAGAAGCGCGCGATCCGCACCGCCCAGCTCGCGCTGGAGTCCGCGGACCGCCACTGGATCCCGGTCCACCGCTCGTGGCGCCTGAACGAGCGTCACTACGGCGCCCTCCAGGGCAAGGACAAGGCGCAGACGCTCGCCGAGTTCGGCGAGGAGCAGTTCATGCTCTGGCGCCGCTCGTACGACACCCCGCCCCCGCCCCTCGCGGACGGCTCCGAGTTCTCCCAGTCGGACGACCCGCGCTACGCCTCCATCCCCCCGGAGCTGCGCCCCAAGACGGAGTGCCTCAAGGACGTCGTCAACCGGATGCTCCCGTACTGGTACGACGGCATCGTCCCGGACCTGCTGACCGGCCGCACGGTCCTGGTCGCGGCCCACGGCAACAGCCTCCGCGCCCTGGTCAAGCACCTCGACGGCATCTCCGACGAGGACATCGCGGGCCTGAACATCCCGACGGGCATCCCGCTGTCCTACGAACTCGACACGGACTTCAAGCCGCTCAACCCGGGCGGCACCTACCTCGACCCGGACGCGGCGGCGGCGGCGATCGAGGCGGTCAAGAACCAGGGCAAGAAGAAGTAA
- a CDS encoding tyrosine-type recombinase/integrase produces the protein MAGHIQDRWYKTEVGPDGKTRRVKSDRYGSGARYRARYVGPDGTEKSKSFPDRQKRLADQWLAHTEADMARGQYIDPRAARVTFQQYAETWVSTQGADPNTQASMESQLRLHAFPYLGSRPLGSFQPAHIRDWVRQLSENGIRGSYARTIYSNVRAALSAAVDDGHLSRNPCAARSVRPPTVDDRRVARTPERVFAVRAGMPERFRAMVDLGGGCGLRQGEILGIAVDAIDFESDTLHVVQQLKLSRSKAVFAPPKGGKLRDVPLPGPVADALRAHMKRFPPVDITLPWKVADGPLITKRLIFTGPRGGHVWRTSLNEEAWKRALASAGVIPDRKPGKSYAESRENGMHALRHFYASVLLDAGENIKALAEYLGHSDPGLTLRVYAHLMPSSQERTRKAIATTYENSILLRTPARIKLRESESDIPHQEPGISPHQTK, from the coding sequence ATGGCCGGACACATCCAAGACCGCTGGTACAAGACCGAGGTCGGTCCGGACGGCAAGACCCGCAGAGTGAAGAGCGACCGCTATGGCTCGGGTGCGCGCTACCGCGCGCGGTACGTCGGCCCGGACGGTACGGAGAAGTCCAAGAGCTTCCCCGACAGGCAGAAGCGGCTTGCGGATCAGTGGCTCGCCCACACCGAGGCGGACATGGCACGCGGGCAGTACATCGACCCGCGTGCCGCTCGGGTCACCTTCCAGCAGTACGCCGAGACGTGGGTATCCACCCAGGGAGCCGACCCGAACACCCAGGCTTCGATGGAGTCGCAGCTTCGGCTGCACGCCTTCCCGTACTTGGGATCACGCCCGCTCGGCTCCTTCCAGCCTGCGCACATCCGTGACTGGGTGCGGCAGCTGAGCGAGAACGGCATCCGGGGCTCGTACGCCCGCACCATCTACTCCAACGTGCGTGCCGCCCTCAGCGCGGCCGTGGACGACGGGCACCTTTCCCGGAATCCATGTGCGGCTCGATCGGTCCGGCCGCCGACCGTCGATGACAGGCGCGTTGCTCGGACACCGGAACGGGTCTTTGCCGTCCGGGCCGGCATGCCCGAGCGGTTCCGGGCCATGGTCGACCTGGGTGGCGGCTGCGGGTTACGCCAGGGCGAGATCCTCGGCATCGCCGTCGACGCGATCGACTTCGAGTCGGACACGTTGCACGTGGTCCAGCAACTCAAGCTGAGCCGAAGCAAGGCCGTCTTCGCCCCGCCCAAGGGTGGCAAGCTCCGGGACGTGCCGCTTCCCGGGCCGGTCGCTGATGCCCTGCGGGCCCACATGAAGCGGTTCCCGCCGGTCGACATCACCTTGCCGTGGAAGGTGGCAGACGGGCCTCTGATCACCAAGCGGCTGATCTTCACCGGGCCGCGCGGTGGTCACGTCTGGCGGACGTCGCTCAACGAGGAGGCGTGGAAGCGGGCGCTGGCCTCGGCCGGGGTTATCCCCGACCGGAAGCCGGGCAAGTCGTACGCCGAGTCCCGCGAAAACGGCATGCACGCCCTCCGCCACTTCTACGCCTCGGTGCTACTGGACGCCGGGGAGAACATCAAGGCCCTCGCCGAGTACCTCGGCCACTCGGACCCAGGCCTCACGCTGCGTGTGTACGCACACCTCATGCCTTCCAGCCAGGAACGCACTCGTAAGGCCATCGCCACCACCTACGAAAACTCAATCCTTCTTAGAACTCCCGCAAGGATCAAACTGCGAGAGAGCGAATCCGATATCCCTCACCAAGAGCCAGGAATATCGCCCCACCAAACGAAGTGA
- a CDS encoding helix-turn-helix transcriptional regulator gives MASRRLALADVATEPRTLPSRYLTPDDLVEMFELPSVETVYQWRRKRTGPRGFRVGRHLRFDPADVRAWVDSRREGAAA, from the coding sequence GTGGCTAGCCGACGCCTCGCCCTGGCCGACGTGGCCACCGAACCGCGCACCCTGCCCTCGCGGTACCTGACGCCTGACGACCTGGTGGAGATGTTCGAGTTGCCCAGCGTCGAGACGGTCTACCAGTGGCGACGCAAGCGCACCGGGCCCCGTGGGTTCCGCGTCGGCCGGCACCTCCGCTTCGACCCGGCCGACGTGCGCGCCTGGGTGGACTCCCGGCGTGAGGGGGCGGCGGCCTGA
- a CDS encoding replication initiator yields MPGILRQLSGLGGCTHPIRLDGHRTEYDVDTATGEIGRVLHHLDSGDLPAGQLLVRCNNRRTTRCPACSEVYRRDTFQLITAGLRGGKGTPEHVATHPRVFATFTAPGFGPVHNRRTDGRPCRCGTQHDQEDGQLGTPLNPATYDYEAAVLWNAHAGPLWRRFSIYLRREVSKRAGLSQRELRDHARVSFAKVAEYQKRGAVHFHAVIRIDGPGGGETPPPSWATAELLTDAIGAAASKVRVDGPTIDGRAHVFAFGRQLDVRTIRSADFNDGQELTERAVAAYIAKYATKGSETATGALDRPLKFVAELAQLDISEHARRLIRTAWALGARKDLEHLRLRAWAHMLGFRGHFSTKSRRYSTTLGALRDARAEWRRAQAAANAPAPETTYVLAHWVFAGTGLSDAEAWLAASIEPAPGTEGELTRG; encoded by the coding sequence CTGCCCGGTATCCTCCGGCAACTCTCCGGCCTCGGCGGCTGTACCCACCCGATCCGCCTCGACGGCCACCGCACCGAATACGACGTCGACACCGCCACCGGCGAGATCGGCCGCGTCCTCCACCACCTCGACTCGGGCGACCTCCCGGCCGGCCAACTCCTCGTCCGCTGCAACAACCGCCGCACGACCCGCTGCCCGGCCTGCTCCGAGGTCTACCGCCGCGACACCTTTCAACTGATCACCGCCGGACTGCGCGGCGGCAAGGGCACCCCCGAACACGTCGCCACCCACCCTCGCGTCTTCGCCACCTTCACCGCCCCCGGCTTCGGCCCGGTCCACAACCGCCGTACCGACGGACGCCCCTGCCGTTGCGGCACCCAGCACGACCAGGAGGACGGGCAACTCGGCACCCCGCTCAACCCGGCCACCTACGACTACGAGGCCGCCGTCCTCTGGAACGCGCACGCTGGTCCCCTCTGGCGCCGCTTCTCCATCTACCTGCGCCGAGAGGTCAGCAAGCGTGCGGGCCTGTCACAGCGGGAGCTCCGCGACCATGCACGTGTCTCCTTCGCCAAGGTCGCCGAGTACCAGAAGCGCGGCGCGGTCCACTTCCACGCGGTCATACGCATCGACGGCCCCGGCGGCGGCGAGACTCCGCCTCCGTCATGGGCCACCGCCGAGCTGCTGACCGATGCCATCGGCGCTGCCGCGTCCAAGGTCCGTGTCGACGGCCCGACCATCGACGGCCGCGCCCACGTGTTCGCCTTCGGCCGCCAACTCGACGTCCGCACCATCCGATCCGCCGACTTCAACGACGGCCAGGAGCTCACCGAACGCGCCGTCGCCGCCTACATCGCCAAGTACGCCACCAAGGGCTCGGAGACAGCCACGGGAGCTCTCGACCGCCCGCTGAAGTTCGTCGCCGAACTCGCCCAGCTCGACATCAGCGAGCACGCGCGCCGCCTGATCCGAACCGCCTGGGCGCTCGGCGCACGCAAGGACCTCGAACACCTCCGCCTGCGCGCCTGGGCGCACATGCTCGGCTTCCGCGGCCACTTCTCCACCAAGTCCCGCCGCTACTCCACCACCCTCGGCGCACTCCGCGACGCCCGCGCCGAATGGCGACGAGCACAGGCAGCAGCGAACGCACCCGCCCCCGAGACGACGTACGTCCTCGCGCACTGGGTCTTCGCCGGGACCGGCCTCTCCGACGCCGAAGCCTGGCTGGCCGCGTCCATCGAACCCGCCCCCGGAACCGAAGGAGAACTCACCCGTGGCTAG
- a CDS encoding mobile element transfer protein, which produces MTANRRFRNVTRIGPVQVGTAYDHRGREKHTAACTAPRCNFSADYDSRAAAELAARTHRCPVR; this is translated from the coding sequence ATGACCGCCAACCGCCGCTTCCGCAACGTCACCCGTATCGGCCCGGTACAGGTGGGCACCGCCTACGACCACCGCGGCCGCGAGAAGCACACCGCCGCCTGCACCGCCCCGCGCTGCAACTTCTCCGCCGACTACGACAGCCGAGCCGCCGCCGAGCTGGCCGCCCGCACCCACCGCTGCCCCGTCCGCTGA
- a CDS encoding DUF2637 domain-containing protein, whose amino-acid sequence MRAQLARVDAVLVQALIAAALSFAHIHDVAVAAGQDGWKAWAYPVSVDLLLVAAWRRLRSGSAKGAAWCWFVIALAASLGANVATGRPARPRRRPGLAAHPRRGLARPRLPRRNPPRPLGTKGGRRQPRSSEDEEHEPESDPEPPTPAPPAIEAPPHRPAVPVPAALIDHARKVAAEHHTRTGTPMDVATLRARLGVPAPMAEAIAAHL is encoded by the coding sequence ATGCGCGCCCAACTGGCCCGCGTCGACGCGGTGCTCGTACAGGCGCTCATCGCCGCCGCTCTGTCCTTCGCCCACATTCACGACGTCGCCGTGGCGGCCGGACAGGACGGCTGGAAGGCCTGGGCCTATCCCGTCTCCGTCGACCTGCTGCTCGTCGCCGCCTGGCGTCGACTGCGCTCCGGCTCGGCCAAGGGTGCGGCCTGGTGCTGGTTCGTCATCGCGCTCGCCGCATCCCTCGGCGCGAACGTCGCCACGGGACGGCCTGCTCGACCTCGGCGACGTCCCGGGCTGGCTGCGCATCCTCGTCGCGGGCTGGCCCGCCCTCGCCTTCCTCGGCGGAACCCTCCTCGCCCACTCGGCACCAAAGGCGGCCGACGACAGCCGAGGTCATCCGAGGACGAGGAGCACGAGCCCGAATCCGATCCCGAGCCGCCCACCCCGGCACCACCCGCCATCGAGGCCCCGCCGCACCGCCCCGCCGTCCCAGTCCCGGCCGCCCTCATCGACCACGCCCGCAAGGTCGCTGCCGAACACCACACCCGGACCGGCACTCCCATGGACGTCGCGACCCTGCGCGCCCGGCTCGGCGTCCCGGCACCCATGGCCGAAGCCATCGCCGCCCACCTCTAA